The Burkholderia mayonis genome window below encodes:
- the odhB gene encoding 2-oxoglutarate dehydrogenase complex dihydrolipoyllysine-residue succinyltransferase, whose product MAIVEVKVPQLSESVSEATMLQWKKKPGEAVAQDEILIELETDKVVLEVPAPAAGVLAQVLQNDGDTVVADQLIATIDTEAKAGAAAAAAGAAEVQPAAAPAAAPAAQPAAAAASSTAAAAPSAAKLMAEKGLAAGDVAGSGRDGRITKGDVLSAGSAPKAAPAAARALAAAKPALPEVKVPASATTWLNDRPEQRVPMSRLRARIAERLLESQQTNAILTTFNEVNMQPVMDLRAKYKDKFEKEHGVKLGFMSFFVKAAVHALKKFPLVNASIDGNDIVYHGYFDIGIAVGSPRGLVVPILRNADQLSLAEIEKKIAEFGQKAKDGKLSIDEMTGGTFSISNGGVFGSMLSTPIINPPQSAILGVHATKERPVVENGQIVIRPINYLALSYDHRIIDGREAVLSLVAMKDALEDPARLLLDL is encoded by the coding sequence ATGGCTATCGTAGAAGTCAAAGTCCCCCAGCTCTCCGAATCGGTTTCGGAAGCGACCATGCTGCAGTGGAAGAAGAAGCCCGGCGAAGCCGTCGCGCAAGACGAAATCCTGATCGAGCTCGAGACCGACAAGGTCGTCCTCGAAGTGCCGGCGCCCGCCGCGGGCGTGCTCGCGCAAGTGCTGCAGAACGATGGTGACACGGTCGTCGCCGACCAGCTGATCGCGACGATCGACACCGAAGCGAAGGCGGGCGCCGCCGCGGCTGCGGCAGGCGCCGCCGAAGTCCAGCCGGCAGCCGCGCCCGCTGCCGCACCGGCCGCGCAACCGGCTGCCGCCGCTGCGTCGAGCACGGCTGCCGCAGCACCGTCCGCCGCGAAGCTGATGGCCGAGAAGGGTCTCGCCGCAGGCGACGTCGCCGGCTCGGGCCGCGACGGCCGCATCACGAAGGGCGACGTGCTGTCCGCGGGCAGCGCGCCGAAGGCCGCTCCGGCCGCCGCGCGGGCGTTGGCCGCCGCGAAGCCGGCGCTGCCGGAAGTGAAGGTGCCGGCGTCGGCGACGACGTGGCTCAACGACCGTCCGGAACAGCGCGTGCCGATGTCGCGTCTGCGCGCGCGCATCGCCGAGCGTCTGCTCGAGTCGCAGCAGACGAACGCGATCCTGACGACGTTCAACGAAGTGAACATGCAGCCTGTCATGGACCTGCGTGCGAAGTACAAGGACAAGTTCGAGAAGGAACACGGCGTGAAGCTCGGCTTCATGTCGTTCTTCGTGAAGGCCGCGGTCCACGCGCTGAAGAAGTTCCCGCTCGTGAATGCGTCGATCGACGGTAACGACATCGTCTACCACGGCTACTTCGACATCGGCATCGCGGTCGGTTCGCCGCGCGGCCTCGTCGTGCCGATCCTGCGCAACGCGGATCAGCTGAGCCTCGCCGAGATCGAGAAGAAGATCGCCGAATTCGGCCAGAAGGCGAAGGACGGCAAGCTGTCGATCGACGAAATGACGGGCGGTACGTTCTCGATCTCGAACGGCGGCGTGTTCGGCTCGATGCTGTCGACCCCGATCATCAACCCGCCGCAGTCGGCAATCCTCGGCGTGCATGCGACGAAGGAGCGCCCGGTCGTCGAGAACGGCCAGATCGTGATCCGTCCGATCAACTACCTCGCGCTGTCGTACGACCACCGGATCATCGACGGCCGCGAAGCGGTGCTGTCGCTCGTCGCGATGAAGGACGCGCTCGAAGATCCGGCGCGCCTGCTGCTCGACCTGTAA
- a CDS encoding 2-oxoglutarate dehydrogenase E1 component — protein MSDVMKQFQLNSYLFGGNASYVEELYEAYLDNPASVPENWREYFDALQNVPATDGSNASDVAHNPIVESFAQRAKANAFIPRESGGNLATARKQVHVQSLISAYRFLGSQWANLDPLKRRERPAIPELEPAFYDFSEADLDQTFSASNLYFGFEQASLRDIVKGLRDTYCGTIGAEFMYIGDPEQKRWWQDRLETIRATPNFSADKKKHILNRLTAAEGLERYLHTKYVGQKRFSLEGGESFIASMDEVVQHAGSKGVQEIVIGMAHRGRLNVLVNTLGKMPADLFAEFEGKHVDDLPAGDVKYHKGFSSDVSTEGGPVHLSLAFNPSHLEIVNPVVEGSAKARMDRRGDADGLQVLPVQIHGDAAFAGQGVVMETLNLAQTRGYGTHGTLHIVINNQIGFTTSDPRDSRSTLYCTDVVKMIEAPVLHVNGDDPEAVVLATRIAIDYRMQFHKDVVIDIVCFRKLGHNEQDTPAVTQPLMYKKIAQHPGTRALYAEKLVQQGVITAEEGDGFVKAYRKAMDDGHHTVDPVLSNYKSKYAVDWMPFLNRKWTDAADTAVPLAELKRLGERITTVPENFKVHPLVERVINDRRAMARGEQPLDWGMGEHLAFASLVASGYAVRLTGQDSGRGTFTHRHAVLHDQNRERWNDGTYVPLQNIAEGQAKFTVIDSVLSEEAVLGFEYGYSTAEPNTLVAWEAQFGDFVNGAQVVIDQFISSGEVKWGRVSGLTMLLPHGYEGQGPEHSSTRIERFLQLCADHNMQVVQPTTPAQIFHLLRRQMIRLFRKPLVVATPKSLLRHKEAVSDLSELAKGSFQPVLGEIDGGIDAKKVKRVLICSGRVYYDLVAHRREAKANDVAIVRIEQLYPFAHKQFEAEMKKFENATEVVWVQDEPQNQGPWFYVEHHLKEGMKEGQKLAYSGRPASASPAVGYYAKHYEQQKALIEGAFGRLKSASIAK, from the coding sequence ATGTCAGATGTAATGAAGCAGTTCCAGCTGAACTCGTATTTGTTCGGCGGCAACGCTTCGTATGTTGAAGAACTGTACGAAGCCTATTTGGATAATCCGGCGTCGGTGCCGGAAAACTGGCGCGAATATTTCGACGCACTGCAAAATGTTCCCGCGACCGACGGTTCCAACGCGAGCGACGTGGCCCACAATCCGATCGTCGAATCGTTCGCGCAGCGCGCGAAGGCCAATGCTTTCATCCCGCGCGAAAGCGGCGGCAACCTCGCTACCGCTCGCAAGCAAGTTCACGTTCAGTCGCTCATCAGCGCTTATCGCTTCCTCGGCTCGCAATGGGCCAATCTCGATCCCCTGAAGCGCCGCGAGCGTCCCGCGATTCCCGAGCTGGAACCCGCGTTCTACGATTTCTCCGAAGCCGACCTCGACCAGACGTTCAGCGCGAGCAACCTGTATTTCGGTTTCGAGCAGGCATCGCTGCGCGACATCGTCAAGGGTCTGCGCGACACGTACTGCGGCACGATCGGCGCGGAGTTCATGTACATCGGCGACCCTGAGCAGAAGCGCTGGTGGCAGGATCGCCTCGAGACGATCCGCGCGACGCCGAACTTCTCGGCTGACAAGAAGAAGCACATCCTGAACCGCCTGACGGCCGCCGAAGGCCTCGAGCGCTACCTGCACACGAAGTACGTCGGCCAGAAGCGCTTCTCGCTCGAAGGCGGCGAGAGCTTCATCGCGTCGATGGACGAAGTCGTTCAGCACGCGGGCTCGAAGGGCGTACAGGAAATCGTCATCGGCATGGCGCACCGCGGCCGTCTGAACGTGCTCGTGAACACGCTCGGCAAGATGCCGGCCGATCTCTTCGCCGAATTCGAAGGCAAGCACGTCGACGATCTGCCTGCAGGCGACGTGAAGTATCACAAGGGCTTCTCGTCGGACGTCTCGACGGAAGGCGGCCCGGTTCACCTGTCGCTCGCGTTCAACCCGTCGCACCTCGAAATCGTCAACCCGGTGGTCGAAGGTTCCGCGAAGGCGCGGATGGACCGCCGCGGCGACGCCGACGGTCTGCAAGTGCTGCCCGTGCAGATCCACGGCGACGCGGCGTTCGCGGGCCAGGGCGTCGTGATGGAAACGCTGAACCTCGCGCAGACGCGCGGCTACGGCACGCACGGCACGCTGCACATCGTCATCAACAACCAGATCGGCTTCACGACGTCGGACCCGCGCGATTCGCGCTCGACGCTGTACTGTACCGACGTCGTCAAGATGATCGAGGCGCCGGTGCTGCACGTGAACGGCGACGATCCGGAAGCGGTCGTGCTCGCGACGCGGATCGCGATCGACTACCGGATGCAGTTCCACAAGGATGTCGTGATCGACATCGTCTGCTTCCGCAAGCTCGGCCACAACGAGCAGGACACGCCTGCCGTCACGCAGCCGCTGATGTACAAGAAGATCGCGCAGCACCCGGGCACCCGTGCGCTGTACGCAGAGAAGCTCGTCCAGCAGGGCGTGATCACGGCTGAAGAAGGCGACGGCTTCGTGAAGGCGTACCGCAAGGCGATGGACGACGGCCATCACACGGTCGATCCGGTGCTGTCGAACTACAAGAGCAAGTACGCGGTCGACTGGATGCCGTTCCTGAACCGCAAGTGGACTGACGCGGCCGACACCGCGGTGCCGCTCGCCGAGCTGAAGCGCCTCGGCGAACGCATCACGACGGTGCCCGAGAACTTCAAGGTCCACCCGCTCGTCGAGCGCGTGATCAACGACCGTCGCGCGATGGCGCGCGGCGAGCAGCCGCTCGACTGGGGCATGGGCGAGCACCTCGCGTTCGCATCGCTCGTCGCGTCGGGCTACGCCGTGCGACTGACCGGCCAGGACTCGGGCCGCGGCACGTTCACCCACCGTCACGCGGTGCTGCACGACCAGAACCGCGAGCGCTGGAACGACGGCACCTACGTGCCGCTGCAGAACATCGCCGAAGGCCAGGCGAAGTTCACGGTGATCGACTCGGTGCTGTCGGAAGAGGCGGTGCTGGGCTTCGAATACGGCTACTCGACCGCCGAGCCGAACACGCTCGTCGCGTGGGAAGCGCAGTTCGGCGACTTCGTCAACGGCGCGCAGGTCGTGATCGACCAGTTCATCTCGTCGGGCGAAGTGAAGTGGGGCCGCGTGTCGGGTCTGACGATGCTGCTGCCGCACGGCTACGAAGGCCAGGGTCCGGAGCACTCGTCGACTCGCATCGAGCGTTTCCTGCAGCTCTGCGCGGATCACAACATGCAAGTGGTGCAGCCGACGACGCCGGCGCAGATTTTCCATCTGCTGCGCCGTCAGATGATCCGCCTGTTCCGCAAGCCGCTCGTCGTGGCGACGCCGAAGTCGCTGCTGCGCCACAAGGAAGCGGTGTCGGACCTGTCGGAGCTGGCGAAGGGCTCGTTCCAGCCGGTGCTGGGCGAAATCGACGGCGGCATCGACGCGAAGAAGGTCAAGCGCGTGCTGATCTGTTCGGGCCGCGTGTACTACGACCTCGTCGCGCATCGCCGCGAAGCGAAGGCGAACGACGTCGCGATCGTCCGGATCGAGCAGCTCTATCCGTTCGCGCACAAGCAGTTTGAAGCGGAGATGAAGAAGTTCGAGAATGCGACGGAAGTGGTCTGGGTGCAGGACGAGCCGCAAAATCAGGGGCCGTGGTTCTACGTCGAACACCACCTGAAGGAAGGTATGAAGGAAGGGCAGAAGCTCGCGTACAGCGGCCGCCCGGCTTCCGCCTCGCCGGCCGTCGGCTATTACGCGAAGCACTACGAGCAGCAGAAGGCCCTCATCGAAGGCGCATTCGGCCGCTTGAAGAGCGCATCGATCGCGAAATAA